Proteins from one bacterium genomic window:
- a CDS encoding O-antigen ligase family protein, whose protein sequence is LYLLGVMTLLAGLVASFSRGGTVALGIVLAIILYLKRSWPLFLLVLLVSLALVLLVIPPTFWQHLLTLFDLGKFLADPSLRWRGRLMMGAFDQISQNPLLGIGIGNWMMITTRYMSLMPLAVHNTFLHVAAETGVFGITLFLLIFVRTFSNYYRAQKLFSQAGDIRLALVSQGLFVGLVGVFVGALFLSVQEALIIWAMFGLSVAMRRVAERENGNTALGPVSSGRSTVRLAGF, encoded by the coding sequence TTATATCTGCTCGGCGTGATGACGCTGCTGGCCGGTCTGGTGGCTTCGTTCTCCCGCGGCGGAACTGTGGCGCTCGGCATCGTGCTTGCCATCATTCTCTATCTGAAACGAAGCTGGCCGCTTTTCCTTCTGGTGCTGCTCGTAAGCCTGGCGCTGGTTCTTCTTGTCATCCCACCAACCTTTTGGCAGCATCTGCTCACCCTGTTCGATCTGGGGAAATTTCTCGCCGACCCCTCTTTGCGTTGGCGCGGCCGCTTGATGATGGGCGCCTTTGACCAGATCAGCCAGAATCCTCTGCTGGGCATCGGCATCGGAAACTGGATGATGATCACCACCCGTTATATGTCGCTGATGCCGCTGGCAGTGCACAACACGTTTCTCCACGTGGCGGCGGAAACCGGCGTGTTCGGGATCACTCTGTTCTTGCTGATTTTTGTCCGGACCTTTAGCAATTATTACCGCGCCCAAAAGCTGTTCTCACAGGCGGGAGACATTCGTCTGGCGCTGGTGAGTCAGGGTCTATTTGTCGGTCTGGTGGGCGTTTTCGTCGGCGCCCTGTTTCTCTCCGTACAGGAAGCGTTGATCATCTGGGCCATGTTCGGTCTCAGCGTAGCCATGCGACGCGTGGCAGAGCGGGAAAATGGGAACACCGCATTGGGGCCGGTCTCTTCCGGCCGATCAACCGTACGTTTGGCCGGCTTCTAA
- a CDS encoding DegT/DnrJ/EryC1/StrS family aminotransferase yields MKVNFLDLKAQYLSIKTEIDEAILAVLNKSAFAAGPFVKSFETNFAQRQGAKFCVGVNNGTAALHAAMMALNIGPDDEVIVPANTFFATPEAVSLSGATPVFVDCEPRYYNIDPAKIERVITKKTKAIIAVHLYGQPAQADEVKKISDQHGLLLIEDCAQSHLAELNGRPTGVFGVCGCFSFYPGKNLGAYGEGGAVITNDEALYNKLMMIRDHGSAQKYYHDLIGHNYRMEGLQGAILDVKLRHLDAWTETRRRNADAYRRELAECSEIVVPEEMAGAKHVYHLFVIRSKQRDALQKYLQDNEVYTGIHYPIPCHLQKAYASLNYARGAFPVSEAYADEILSLPMSEMLTEEEIAFVAKTIKAFFAK; encoded by the coding sequence ATGAAAGTCAATTTTCTCGATCTCAAGGCGCAATATCTCTCTATCAAAACGGAAATCGATGAAGCCATTCTGGCGGTTTTGAATAAGAGCGCTTTTGCCGCCGGACCGTTCGTCAAATCGTTTGAAACCAATTTCGCCCAACGCCAGGGTGCAAAATTTTGCGTGGGCGTCAACAACGGCACCGCGGCACTGCACGCCGCCATGATGGCGCTGAACATCGGACCGGACGACGAGGTGATTGTTCCAGCGAACACGTTTTTCGCCACCCCGGAGGCCGTGAGCCTGTCCGGCGCCACGCCCGTGTTCGTCGACTGCGAACCCCGATACTATAACATCGATCCAGCCAAAATCGAAAGGGTGATCACTAAAAAAACCAAAGCGATCATCGCCGTTCATCTCTACGGCCAGCCGGCCCAGGCGGATGAAGTGAAAAAGATCAGCGATCAACATGGATTGCTGCTCATCGAGGACTGTGCCCAGTCCCATCTGGCGGAGTTGAACGGCCGGCCCACCGGCGTCTTTGGCGTATGCGGTTGCTTCAGCTTTTATCCGGGCAAAAACCTCGGCGCGTACGGCGAAGGCGGCGCCGTGATCACCAACGACGAAGCGCTCTATAACAAACTCATGATGATCCGCGATCACGGCAGCGCCCAAAAATACTATCACGACCTCATCGGCCACAACTATCGCATGGAGGGTCTGCAGGGCGCCATCCTCGACGTCAAACTGCGTCATCTCGACGCCTGGACCGAAACCCGGCGCCGTAACGCTGATGCCTATCGCCGGGAGTTGGCGGAGTGCAGCGAGATCGTGGTTCCGGAGGAGATGGCGGGGGCCAAACATGTCTATCACCTGTTCGTCATCCGCAGCAAGCAACGCGATGCGCTGCAAAAATATCTGCAGGATAACGAGGTCTACACCGGGATCCACTATCCCATCCCCTGCCATTTGCAAAAGGCCTATGCCTCCCTGAACTATGCCAGAGGCGCGTTCCCGGTGAGTGAAGCCTATGCGGATGAAATTCTTTCCCTGCCCATGTCCGAGATGCTGACAGAGGAAGAGATCGCTTTCGTGGCCAAAACCATCAAAGCCTTCTTCGCCAAATAA
- a CDS encoding glycosyltransferase, whose product MSRVSVIMPVFNGMNYFAEAMESVLCQSLRDLLIVVYDGTIDATRTIAARLRDRTVCLHLANGGPGGGRSSLPLCRWRRKSILRKGLPRLGAPSARQPAQLFLAPPSLARRIKR is encoded by the coding sequence ATGTCCAGGGTAAGCGTCATCATGCCGGTTTTCAACGGGATGAATTACTTTGCCGAAGCGATGGAAAGCGTTCTCTGTCAATCGTTGCGGGACTTGCTCATCGTCGTGTATGACGGAACGATTGACGCCACCCGTACGATCGCAGCCCGGCTCCGCGATCGTACGGTCTGTCTGCACCTGGCCAACGGCGGACCGGGCGGTGGCCGCAGCAGTCTGCCCCTCTGCCGATGGCGCCGGAAATCGATTCTGCGGAAAGGGCTGCCCAGACTGGGCGCACCGTCCGCGAGGCAACCGGCTCAACTTTTCTTGGCGCCGCCCTCCCTTGCCAGGAGGATAAAAAGATAA
- a CDS encoding oligosaccharide flippase family protein: MLNTVIRFVKTKAMALLLGTEGVGFIGQLNSFFLLLSNLTALGNNVGVTRFVADFEARGERENINRLIHSVRLVIGLFVLFCVILGIVFSRTLSAWILKDEKYFLVIIITLIGLPFTVLYHFYRSVFTGLLEIRTYVISGVLTALAGLLLLLPLVYFFQLNGAVWHIALFAVTSLVIAHFFYRQIRARRLPGSSRTPALDRSILSSVLQFGAASLIATTSLYLANLIVRKVILDHLGWAQAGIYAAMLQMSNQCIQLVLESINSYCYPRLSGLQKSGEVVYELNEILRLTLSLVTPLIVAFALFKDLIIVVFLSREFLLASSLIGMQLLGDTFKAVGWSIGVGLLPMKKLKAFALIDVLWSALFVSLSLVLAPRWGLRGVLAAYLAGYVFHVVANYVYAARTIAYRLWPANQILVLLSLLLIVYTTMFFRPEPFHLPLLLTGVLVWCCKAVRRDEIAALLRIIKGKFSA; encoded by the coding sequence GTGCTCAACACGGTCATCCGCTTTGTCAAAACCAAAGCCATGGCGCTGCTCTTGGGAACAGAGGGCGTGGGCTTTATTGGACAACTGAACAGTTTTTTTCTCCTCCTGAGCAACTTAACCGCTCTGGGCAACAACGTCGGGGTGACTCGTTTTGTCGCCGATTTCGAGGCCCGGGGTGAAAGAGAAAACATCAACCGTCTGATTCACAGCGTCCGCCTGGTCATCGGCTTGTTTGTTTTATTTTGCGTGATTCTGGGCATTGTGTTCTCCCGCACCCTCTCCGCTTGGATCCTCAAGGATGAAAAGTACTTTCTCGTTATCATCATCACCTTGATTGGGCTGCCCTTTACGGTATTGTATCATTTTTATCGTTCGGTGTTCACCGGTTTACTGGAGATCCGCACCTACGTCATAAGCGGGGTACTCACGGCTCTGGCGGGATTGCTCCTGCTGCTTCCTCTGGTGTATTTCTTTCAGTTGAACGGTGCGGTGTGGCACATTGCGCTTTTCGCCGTGACCAGCCTGGTCATCGCACACTTTTTCTACAGGCAAATTCGGGCCCGCCGTCTGCCCGGTTCATCGAGAACGCCCGCCTTAGACCGCTCCATTCTATCAAGCGTTCTCCAATTCGGCGCCGCCAGTCTAATCGCCACCACCAGCCTGTACCTGGCCAATCTGATCGTACGCAAGGTCATCCTCGATCATCTGGGATGGGCTCAGGCCGGCATCTACGCAGCCATGCTGCAGATGTCCAACCAGTGCATTCAGTTGGTGCTGGAATCGATCAACAGCTATTGCTATCCGCGGCTGAGCGGTCTGCAGAAATCCGGGGAGGTGGTGTATGAGTTAAACGAAATTTTACGGCTCACGCTCAGCCTGGTCACGCCCCTTATCGTGGCGTTTGCTCTGTTCAAGGATCTGATCATCGTCGTATTCTTATCCCGCGAATTTCTTCTGGCGTCCTCGCTCATCGGAATGCAGCTTTTGGGCGACACGTTCAAAGCGGTCGGCTGGTCCATCGGCGTCGGTCTGCTGCCGATGAAAAAGCTCAAGGCGTTTGCCCTCATCGACGTGCTATGGAGCGCCCTGTTCGTCTCTCTCAGCTTGGTGCTGGCGCCGCGATGGGGCTTGAGAGGTGTTTTGGCCGCTTATCTGGCCGGCTATGTTTTTCATGTGGTGGCAAACTATGTGTACGCGGCCAGGACCATCGCCTACCGGCTGTGGCCCGCCAATCAAATTCTTGTGTTGCTCTCGTTGCTGCTGATCGTATATACGACGATGTTCTTCCGCCCGGAGCCCTTTCATCTGCCGCTCCTTCTCACCGGCGTTCTGGTCTGGTGCTGTAAAGCGGTACGGCGGGATGAGATCGCGGCGCTGCTTCGGATCATCAAAGGAAAATTTTCTGCATGA